In Cupriavidus basilensis, the following proteins share a genomic window:
- the fabG gene encoding 3-oxoacyl-ACP reductase FabG encodes MDLQIKDRVAIVTGSARGLGAATARRLAEEGARVVVTDVLRERAEETVAALRADGLQAHCVIADITKAEDVSRLVEETVAQFGGVHILVNNAGFPRDKYLVKMSEEDWDLVIAVMLKGAFLATRAVMPHFIEQGWGRVINISSRAHLGNPTQANYSAAKAGLIGVAKALAIEEGRYGVTVNCVAPGFIETEMVQALPSYETIKERAVQMQPIKRVGRPGDIADAVAFLASERAGFITGEVLHVSGGRFG; translated from the coding sequence ATGGATCTTCAGATCAAGGACCGTGTCGCCATCGTTACCGGTTCCGCACGAGGCCTGGGTGCGGCAACGGCGCGCCGGCTGGCGGAAGAGGGCGCGCGCGTGGTCGTGACGGACGTGCTCCGCGAGCGGGCAGAAGAGACTGTCGCGGCGCTGCGTGCTGATGGCCTGCAAGCCCATTGCGTAATCGCCGACATCACCAAGGCTGAAGACGTGAGCCGGCTGGTGGAAGAAACGGTTGCCCAATTTGGCGGGGTGCACATCCTCGTCAACAACGCCGGATTCCCGCGGGACAAGTATCTGGTGAAGATGAGCGAGGAAGACTGGGACCTCGTCATTGCGGTCATGCTCAAGGGGGCGTTCCTGGCGACCCGGGCGGTGATGCCGCATTTCATCGAACAGGGCTGGGGCCGCGTCATCAACATCAGCTCGCGCGCGCACCTCGGCAATCCCACACAGGCCAACTATTCGGCTGCGAAGGCAGGGCTGATTGGCGTGGCCAAGGCACTGGCCATCGAGGAGGGGCGCTATGGCGTCACGGTGAACTGCGTGGCACCGGGCTTTATCGAGACGGAAATGGTACAGGCGTTGCCTTCGTACGAGACCATCAAGGAGCGTGCGGTGCAGATGCAGCCTATCAAGCGCGTTGGTCGTCCGGGAGATATCGCCGACGCGGTTGCCTTTCTGGCCTCCGAGCGCGCGGGCTTCATTACCGGCGAGGTACTGCATGTGAGCGGGGGACGCTTTGGCTGA
- a CDS encoding acyl-CoA dehydrogenase family protein, with the protein MDYQLSADQLAIIDAAEKICADFPLEYWRNKDKNHEFPHEFFEAVASGGWLGICMPEEFGGSNLGVTEAALFLRTVAECGGQAGASTIHMNIFGLQPVVHFGTDAQKKAWLPPFARGEHKACFAVTEPDTGLDTTKLKVVAKKQPDGNYLISGKKVFISTAQVADHMLILARTTPVEEVKKHGEGLSLFYTKLDRKYVEIREIDKLGRAAVDTNELFIDDLPVSKDSLIGEEGKGLKYIFHGMNAERVFVSAEQVGIGRAVLKLATQYAKDRVVFGRPIGKNQGVQHPLARNWAELEAANHMLLAAADLYDKGISCGSEANAAKLLASEACMNACQTSILTHGGFGYAKEYHVERFMREAWIGYIAPVTPQLILSNIAERKLGLPKSY; encoded by the coding sequence ATGGATTACCAACTCAGCGCCGATCAGCTCGCCATTATTGATGCGGCAGAAAAGATCTGTGCGGACTTTCCGCTCGAGTACTGGCGGAACAAGGACAAGAACCACGAGTTTCCGCACGAGTTCTTCGAGGCTGTCGCCAGCGGCGGCTGGCTCGGAATCTGCATGCCAGAGGAGTTCGGCGGCTCGAACCTTGGCGTGACTGAAGCTGCGCTCTTCCTGCGTACCGTGGCCGAGTGCGGCGGGCAAGCGGGCGCGTCCACTATCCACATGAACATCTTCGGCTTGCAGCCGGTCGTGCATTTCGGCACGGATGCACAGAAGAAGGCCTGGCTGCCGCCCTTTGCCCGGGGCGAACACAAGGCGTGTTTCGCAGTCACCGAGCCGGACACGGGCCTTGATACCACCAAGCTCAAGGTTGTGGCGAAGAAGCAGCCCGATGGCAATTACCTGATCTCGGGCAAGAAGGTCTTCATTTCGACCGCGCAGGTCGCCGACCACATGCTGATTCTCGCGCGCACCACGCCGGTCGAGGAGGTCAAGAAGCACGGCGAAGGGTTGAGCCTGTTCTACACCAAGCTCGATCGCAAATATGTGGAGATTCGGGAGATCGACAAGCTTGGCCGCGCCGCCGTCGACACCAACGAGTTGTTCATCGACGATCTGCCGGTCTCCAAAGACTCGCTGATCGGTGAGGAAGGCAAGGGCCTGAAGTACATCTTCCACGGCATGAACGCGGAGCGCGTTTTCGTCTCCGCCGAGCAGGTCGGTATCGGCCGCGCGGTGCTCAAGCTTGCCACGCAATACGCCAAGGACCGCGTCGTCTTCGGTCGTCCGATCGGCAAGAACCAGGGTGTCCAGCATCCGCTGGCCCGCAACTGGGCGGAGCTCGAGGCTGCCAACCACATGCTGCTCGCCGCTGCCGATCTCTACGACAAAGGGATCTCCTGCGGCTCGGAGGCCAATGCGGCCAAGCTGCTGGCATCCGAGGCCTGCATGAACGCTTGCCAGACCTCGATCCTCACGCATGGAGGCTTCGGCTACGCGAAGGAGTATCACGTGGAACGATTCATGCGGGAAGCCTGGATCGGCTACATTGCGCCCGTCACCCCGCAGCTTATCCTGTCGAACATCGCCGAGCGCAAGCTCGGGCTGCCGAAGTCTTATTGA
- a CDS encoding IclR family transcriptional regulator, producing MATVQAVKQSNRDLDKGDVRVVPLARGLAVLAAFSAEHPWMGNQEIAVATGIPAPTVSRMVHSLAALGYLRYDESRRKCRLASAALTLGYAAVSGDSVQRAARIEMQKFADASDTHVILGARDRLDVIVNESQVGKNVNLDTHLAAGLRVPIASSPMGWALLAALPERERFYLQSNVERKSGRDWPSVRRQMAEGMSQLHQYGFCMSPCGRELASVAVPLSVPGHPSVVLASVGRSAGMNRARMERELGPRLAATAHALEERLSTCH from the coding sequence ATGGCAACCGTTCAAGCCGTGAAGCAATCGAACCGTGATCTCGACAAGGGTGACGTGCGGGTGGTGCCGCTGGCCCGCGGCCTGGCCGTGCTGGCTGCATTCAGCGCTGAGCATCCGTGGATGGGCAACCAGGAGATTGCCGTGGCGACCGGCATTCCGGCGCCCACCGTGTCCCGGATGGTGCATTCCCTGGCAGCACTCGGCTATTTGCGCTACGACGAGAGCCGGCGCAAGTGCCGGCTTGCGTCGGCCGCATTGACCTTGGGCTACGCGGCCGTCTCGGGCGACAGCGTGCAACGCGCCGCCCGCATCGAGATGCAGAAATTCGCCGACGCCAGCGATACCCATGTCATCCTGGGTGCGCGCGACCGGCTCGATGTCATCGTCAATGAATCGCAGGTTGGCAAGAACGTCAATCTCGACACGCACCTTGCCGCCGGGCTCCGCGTGCCGATTGCTTCGTCCCCGATGGGCTGGGCATTGCTGGCCGCATTGCCGGAACGGGAGCGTTTCTACCTCCAGAGCAACGTTGAGCGCAAGAGCGGCCGTGACTGGCCTTCGGTGCGCAGGCAGATGGCCGAGGGCATGTCACAGCTCCACCAGTATGGCTTCTGCATGTCGCCTTGCGGGCGCGAGCTGGCATCGGTTGCGGTACCGCTCAGCGTGCCGGGACATCCGTCAGTGGTGCTGGCCAGCGTTGGCCGCAGCGCGGGCATGAATCGGGCCAGGATGGAGCGGGAGTTGGGCCCGAGGCTCGCCGCGACGGCGCATGCCCTGGAGGAGCGCTTGAGCACGTGTCACTGA
- a CDS encoding nitroreductase, producing the protein MTALNADIDALRRLIFGRATCRAYLRERVPEDVIRSIVDAARGTASWCNTQPWDLVITSGESTETFRNALMEQVRQHPELDSDFPFPDEYRGVYLDRRRQAGFQLYEALGIGRGDKEKREDQSFENFRLFGAPHVVIVTVPEELGTYGAVDAGGFVSAFLLSAQAHGVATTPQAALAMQSSFIRNYFSIPEGRKVVCGISFGYADRAHPVNGYRTERARVDDILRLV; encoded by the coding sequence ATGACCGCACTAAATGCCGATATTGATGCGCTACGGCGCTTGATCTTCGGGCGCGCCACGTGCCGCGCCTATTTGCGCGAACGGGTGCCAGAGGACGTGATCCGCAGCATCGTCGACGCCGCGCGCGGCACCGCCTCGTGGTGCAACACGCAACCCTGGGATCTGGTAATTACTTCGGGCGAGAGCACTGAAACGTTCAGGAATGCGCTGATGGAGCAGGTGCGGCAGCACCCCGAACTGGACTCTGACTTTCCGTTTCCGGACGAATACCGGGGCGTCTACCTCGACCGTCGCCGCCAAGCCGGCTTTCAGCTCTATGAAGCGCTGGGGATTGGCCGCGGCGACAAGGAGAAGCGCGAAGACCAGTCGTTCGAAAACTTCCGCCTGTTCGGCGCGCCGCATGTGGTGATCGTCACCGTGCCGGAGGAGCTGGGAACGTATGGCGCCGTGGACGCGGGCGGTTTCGTCAGCGCCTTCCTGCTGTCAGCCCAGGCTCATGGCGTGGCCACCACGCCGCAGGCCGCGCTGGCCATGCAGTCCAGCTTCATTCGCAATTACTTTTCCATACCGGAGGGACGCAAGGTGGTGTGCGGCATCTCCTTCGGCTACGCCGACAGGGCACATCCGGTGAATGGCTACCGCACCGAGCGCGCCCGGGTCGACGATATCCTGCGCCTGGTCTGA
- a CDS encoding IclR family transcriptional regulator, whose product MTPPAQITMTLERGLHVLRAFRAERTPLTNSEIVKRTGLPKATVSRLTTTLIALGFLRRVAGSTQFELAPASLHIGDTYLETNPVTDRVHPFLQELADRLNVSVALAVPDQLDMLYIAHRTSSRIATLRLGVGSLLPMGWTATGRAWLWGLHPEARHEYLETLKRADGARVAELERGIAAAFQDLQSLGVCTSLGKYQRGAYGIALPVTVGRSATLMSLSCGAVELEPDMAAITERLAPVLKAAAADLVELLRDIDTLI is encoded by the coding sequence ATGACACCTCCCGCACAGATCACGATGACCCTCGAACGGGGCCTTCATGTGCTTCGTGCCTTCCGTGCCGAGCGTACGCCGCTCACAAACAGCGAGATCGTCAAGCGCACCGGCCTGCCGAAAGCGACGGTGTCACGCCTGACCACCACCCTGATCGCGCTGGGCTTCCTGCGCCGCGTTGCCGGCAGCACGCAGTTCGAGCTGGCCCCGGCCTCCCTCCACATCGGCGACACCTACCTGGAAACCAACCCGGTCACCGATCGCGTGCACCCCTTCCTGCAGGAACTGGCGGACCGACTCAATGTGTCGGTCGCCCTTGCCGTGCCTGATCAGCTCGATATGCTCTATATCGCACATCGAACCAGTTCGCGCATTGCGACCCTGCGCCTCGGCGTGGGCTCGCTGCTGCCGATGGGCTGGACGGCGACCGGCCGTGCTTGGCTGTGGGGGTTGCACCCCGAGGCCCGACATGAATACCTGGAAACCCTCAAGCGCGCGGACGGCGCGCGCGTCGCCGAGCTCGAACGCGGCATCGCTGCAGCCTTTCAGGACCTGCAGAGCCTTGGGGTCTGCACTTCCCTGGGCAAGTATCAGCGCGGTGCTTACGGGATTGCCCTGCCGGTCACGGTGGGACGTTCGGCAACACTGATGTCGCTGAGCTGCGGCGCGGTTGAGTTGGAGCCGGACATGGCAGCCATCACAGAACGCCTCGCGCCAGTGCTGAAGGCCGCGGCAGCCGACCTCGTCGAACTGCTGCGGGATATTGATACGCTGATCTGA